In Pseudomonas fluorescens, a genomic segment contains:
- a CDS encoding acyl-CoA synthetase translates to MSIYEQGLAPTSVNHIALSPLSFIERTASVYPDYPAVIHGSVRATWAQTYRRCRRLASALAGRGIGKNDTVAVMLPNIPAMLEAHFGVPMIGAVLNALNVRLDAEAIAFMLAHGEAKVLIADREFHDVVHAAIGMLDHPPLVIDVDDPEYGEGQPVSELDYEAFLAEGDPDYAWQWPEDEWQAISLNYTSGTTGNPKGVVYHHRGAYLNSLGNQMIWAIGNHPVYLWTLPMFHCNGWCYPWIITALAGVHVFLRRVDPQKILNLIREHQVTHLCGAPIVLNALVNMPDSAKAAIDHPVNAMVAGAAPPAKVIGAVEEMGIKVIHVYGLTEVYGPVTLCAWHAEWDALPLEERAQIKARQGVRYPTLEGVMVADPKTLEPTPHDGQTIGEIFMRGNTVMKGYLKNPTATAEAFEGGWFHTGDLAVTHPDGYVEIRDRLKDIIISGGENISTIELEGVLYRHPAVMEAAVVARPDEKWGETPCAFITLKADHPHVREAEIISFCREHLAGFKVPRTVVFTQLPKTSTGKIQKFVLRDMAKKL, encoded by the coding sequence ATGTCCATTTACGAGCAAGGCCTCGCGCCGACCAGCGTCAATCACATCGCCCTCTCGCCGTTGAGCTTCATCGAACGCACCGCCAGCGTCTATCCCGACTACCCTGCCGTGATCCACGGATCGGTGCGCGCCACCTGGGCGCAAACCTACCGTCGCTGCCGACGCCTGGCGTCTGCCCTGGCTGGTCGCGGGATTGGCAAAAACGACACGGTGGCCGTCATGCTGCCCAATATCCCGGCCATGCTCGAAGCGCATTTCGGCGTGCCGATGATTGGCGCGGTCCTCAATGCACTCAATGTGCGCCTGGATGCCGAGGCTATCGCGTTCATGCTGGCCCACGGCGAAGCCAAGGTACTGATCGCCGACCGCGAGTTCCATGACGTGGTGCATGCCGCCATTGGCATGCTGGACCATCCGCCGCTGGTGATCGACGTCGACGACCCGGAATACGGCGAAGGCCAGCCGGTCAGCGAACTGGACTACGAGGCCTTCCTGGCCGAAGGCGATCCGGACTACGCCTGGCAGTGGCCGGAGGATGAATGGCAGGCCATTTCGCTGAACTACACCTCGGGGACCACCGGCAACCCCAAGGGCGTGGTCTATCACCACCGCGGCGCCTATCTCAACTCCCTGGGCAACCAGATGATCTGGGCGATCGGCAACCACCCCGTGTACCTGTGGACCCTGCCGATGTTCCACTGCAATGGCTGGTGCTACCCGTGGATCATCACGGCCTTGGCCGGGGTGCATGTGTTCCTGCGCCGAGTCGATCCGCAGAAAATCCTCAATCTGATCCGCGAGCACCAGGTCACCCACTTGTGCGGTGCGCCGATTGTGCTCAACGCGCTGGTGAATATGCCGGACTCGGCCAAGGCCGCCATCGACCACCCGGTGAACGCCATGGTCGCCGGCGCCGCTCCACCGGCCAAGGTGATCGGTGCCGTGGAAGAAATGGGCATCAAGGTCATCCACGTCTATGGCCTGACCGAAGTCTATGGCCCGGTGACCCTCTGCGCCTGGCACGCCGAATGGGATGCCCTGCCCCTGGAAGAACGGGCGCAGATCAAGGCACGCCAAGGTGTGCGCTACCCGACCCTGGAAGGCGTGATGGTCGCCGACCCGAAAACCCTTGAACCCACGCCCCATGATGGCCAGACCATCGGTGAGATTTTCATGCGCGGCAATACCGTGATGAAGGGCTACCTGAAGAACCCGACCGCCACCGCCGAAGCGTTCGAAGGCGGCTGGTTCCACACCGGCGACCTGGCGGTGACCCACCCCGACGGCTACGTGGAAATCCGCGACCGGCTCAAGGACATCATCATTTCCGGCGGCGAGAATATCTCCACCATCGAACTCGAAGGTGTGCTGTACCGCCACCCGGCCGTCATGGAAGCAGCCGTCGTCGCCCGCCCCGATGAGAAATGGGGTGAAACGCCCTGTGCCTTCATCACCCTCAAGGCCGACCACCCCCACGTCCGCGAAGCCGAGATCATCAGTTTCTGCCGAGAACACCTGGCGGGCTTCAAGGTCCCGCGCACGGTGGTGTTCACGCAGTTGCCGAAGACCTCGACCGGCAAGATCCAGAAGTTCGTGTTAAGGGACATGGCGAAAAAGCTCTAG
- a CDS encoding PAS domain-containing sensor histidine kinase, with protein MMIGNSVRVPRCSPLLDHDPQPSLLLDAQARPLELNAALRVLLEQLSLAECESLLPVNYVSLVQACLGQARAIENVEAQFADRILVWTFIPDPGGNRVLARCRDASAQIAAERESVKARRLYRLIIENTTDLISRHTPDGCFLDASPASWALLGYWPGELRGRPAQRLFHRQGLARLARRAREGLEQDGYYTMTYRIRHRQGHYLWFETACRAIRETYTGAVVEVVSVSRDITARVQAEETTRRLAEVVEAHTDPVLFIQPGGAVTYLNPAARRILGLLESPQMPSLAQFLGSEVLACLHREGWSNAERHGRWSLDTRLQPLGGAVTVPVVLMLLAHRSASGERFYSLVVRDLTERELREAQQRHHQDELAHTARLVTLGELASGIAHEMNQPLAAVVNYANASQRYLSALGSDSPAAERVAQGLERISVHANHAAQVIKRLRAFLRKGRRRMEALNPREVAREAVRLCAWEAGDCQVTIEDRLPDNLPLIYADRVLLEQVLLNLLRNAIEANREAHPGRPSRLVIGAVAQRDGWVQIDVSDQGPGVSPAQLEQIFTPFYTSKANGLGLGLSMSRSIIEGFGGELQAVPMSAGLQMCCRLPAHAQGGATQQQQE; from the coding sequence ATGATGATAGGCAACTCTGTGCGCGTGCCGCGCTGCTCGCCGCTGCTCGATCATGACCCGCAGCCGAGCCTCCTGTTGGACGCCCAGGCCCGGCCGCTGGAACTCAATGCGGCGCTGCGGGTATTGCTCGAGCAGCTGTCCCTGGCCGAGTGCGAAAGCCTGTTGCCGGTCAATTACGTGTCGCTCGTCCAGGCGTGCCTGGGGCAGGCGCGGGCGATCGAAAATGTCGAGGCGCAGTTCGCCGACCGCATCCTGGTGTGGACCTTTATTCCCGACCCTGGGGGCAATCGCGTACTGGCCCGTTGCCGGGACGCCAGTGCGCAGATTGCCGCCGAGCGCGAATCGGTCAAGGCCAGGCGCTTGTACCGGCTGATCATCGAAAACACCACCGACCTGATTTCCCGGCACACGCCCGACGGCTGTTTTCTCGATGCCTCGCCGGCGTCCTGGGCCTTGCTGGGGTATTGGCCGGGGGAGTTGCGTGGGCGCCCGGCGCAACGCCTGTTTCACCGCCAGGGCTTGGCCAGGCTGGCGCGTCGCGCCCGTGAGGGCCTGGAGCAGGACGGTTACTACACGATGACCTATCGCATCCGCCATCGTCAGGGGCATTACCTGTGGTTCGAGACGGCCTGCCGGGCAATCCGCGAGACCTACACGGGGGCGGTGGTGGAGGTGGTCAGCGTGTCCCGCGATATCACGGCCAGGGTCCAGGCCGAGGAAACCACCCGGCGCCTGGCCGAGGTGGTGGAGGCCCACACCGACCCCGTGTTGTTTATCCAGCCCGGCGGGGCCGTGACCTATCTCAACCCTGCCGCTCGACGCATCCTGGGGTTGCTTGAATCGCCGCAGATGCCGAGCCTGGCGCAGTTTCTCGGCAGCGAGGTCCTGGCCTGCCTGCACCGCGAAGGCTGGAGTAATGCGGAACGCCATGGCCGCTGGAGCCTCGACACGCGCCTGCAACCGCTGGGTGGGGCGGTGACGGTGCCCGTGGTGCTGATGTTGCTGGCGCATCGCTCTGCCAGCGGCGAGCGTTTTTATTCCCTGGTGGTTCGCGACCTCACTGAACGGGAGTTGCGCGAGGCTCAACAGCGTCATCACCAGGATGAACTGGCCCACACCGCGCGCCTGGTGACCCTGGGGGAACTGGCGTCGGGCATTGCCCATGAAATGAACCAGCCCCTGGCGGCCGTGGTGAACTACGCCAACGCCAGCCAGCGTTACCTGAGTGCCCTGGGCAGCGACTCCCCGGCGGCCGAACGGGTGGCGCAGGGCCTGGAGCGGATCTCCGTGCATGCCAACCATGCCGCGCAAGTGATCAAGCGCCTGCGCGCATTCCTGCGCAAGGGCCGACGGCGCATGGAGGCGTTGAACCCCCGGGAGGTGGCCCGCGAAGCGGTACGCCTGTGCGCCTGGGAGGCCGGCGATTGCCAGGTGACGATCGAGGATCGCCTGCCGGATAATCTGCCGCTGATCTACGCCGACCGCGTGCTGCTGGAGCAGGTGCTGTTGAACCTGCTGCGCAATGCCATCGAGGCGAATCGCGAAGCCCATCCCGGCCGGCCCTCGCGCCTGGTCATCGGCGCCGTGGCGCAGCGTGACGGCTGGGTGCAGATCGACGTCAGCGACCAGGGCCCCGGTGTATCACCGGCCCAACTGGAGCAGATATTTACCCCGTTCTACACCAGCAAGGCCAATGGCCTGGGCCTGGGCTTGTCCATGAGTCGCAGCATCATCGAAGGTTTCGGTGGCGAGTTGCAGGCTGTGCCGATGTCGGCAGGCCTGCAAATGTGCTGTCGCTTGCCGGCACATGCCCAGGGCGGTGCAACACAACAACAACAGGAATGA
- a CDS encoding chemotaxis protein CheW, giving the protein MALSIENPGNATASSPGQYLTFELGEEMFAVGTLNVREIIEYGPITSVPLLPPSIRGVINLRGAAVPILDLGVRFRGERTVQTSRTCFVILEVQTNAVRKPVGIIVDAVSEVLEIAGQDIEPSLNFGTDVRADFLLGIGKLESGFVLLLDVGRVLSLEQVDALANLESSLPATV; this is encoded by the coding sequence ATGGCGCTATCCATCGAAAATCCAGGCAATGCCACGGCCTCGAGCCCAGGCCAGTACCTCACCTTTGAGCTGGGGGAGGAGATGTTCGCCGTCGGCACGCTCAACGTACGAGAGATCATCGAGTATGGGCCGATCACCAGCGTGCCCTTGTTGCCCCCCAGCATTCGCGGGGTGATCAACCTGCGAGGCGCCGCGGTACCCATACTGGACCTGGGGGTGCGCTTTCGCGGCGAACGCACCGTACAGACCTCAAGGACCTGCTTTGTGATCCTCGAGGTGCAGACCAATGCCGTGCGCAAGCCGGTGGGCATCATTGTGGATGCGGTCAGCGAAGTGCTCGAGATCGCCGGGCAGGACATCGAACCCTCGCTGAACTTCGGTACCGACGTCAGGGCTGATTTCCTGTTGGGCATCGGCAAGCTGGAGAGCGGTTTCGTGCTGTTGCTGGATGTCGGTCGGGTGCTGTCCCTGGAGCAGGTCGATGCACTGGCGAACCTTGAGTCTTCGCTGCCTGCGACCGTCTGA
- a CDS encoding TetR/AcrR family transcriptional regulator, with translation MAEYRSRLCEHRNKALELLASKGFGQVGMRELASSLGLTPGSLYHHYPSKQHLLLDLIEEFYEELLTTLGRVEQRPRSRQDNLQRLIHAHLRLHEEMPWHFRLVERDSGCLTQDQQLRVRQLREQYERRLLQMLGRPRRLSAQALQAAGHAIATLLNNAPSWLADQALDEAERTELLENLLTGAIERMLATRPSDRPSLQVAVA, from the coding sequence ATGGCTGAATATCGCTCGCGCCTGTGCGAACACCGCAACAAGGCCCTGGAACTGCTGGCCAGCAAAGGCTTCGGTCAAGTCGGCATGCGCGAGCTGGCGAGTAGCCTGGGGCTCACCCCGGGCTCGCTGTATCACCACTATCCCAGCAAGCAGCATCTGCTGCTGGACCTGATCGAAGAGTTCTACGAAGAACTGCTGACCACCCTGGGGCGCGTCGAGCAGCGACCACGCTCGCGCCAGGACAATCTGCAACGGCTGATCCACGCGCACCTGAGGCTGCATGAAGAGATGCCCTGGCATTTCCGCCTGGTGGAGCGTGACAGCGGTTGTCTCACGCAAGACCAGCAACTGCGGGTGCGGCAGTTGCGCGAACAATACGAACGCCGACTGTTGCAGATGCTCGGCCGGCCGCGGCGCCTGAGTGCCCAGGCCCTGCAAGCCGCTGGCCACGCCATCGCCACGCTGCTGAACAACGCGCCGAGCTGGCTGGCCGATCAGGCGCTGGATGAGGCGGAACGCACCGAACTGCTGGAGAACCTGCTCACCGGTGCCATCGAGCGCATGCTGGCGACAAGGCCCAGTGACCGGCCGAGCCTGCAGGTTGCCGTGGCCTGA
- a CDS encoding AraC family transcriptional regulator — MMPTREKDSVAVYFVQVMIHALRDQPERQAAVLAEAGIAPALLNQPEARVPASAFAALWLIQIRELNDEFFRLDSHGMPPGSFALICRGLIQEPNLGKALTQCLASFSLFLRDFRGSLSVQGKRAVLRLEAGGGDDDTRRYGEETFLVLMISLLCWLGGRRVPIDRADFRHARPPQSDDLLLWGYNLTFGAERTEIEFASSYLHLAVVQDLASLKVFLRSAPQWLVIRFRNPHGVSTQVYQRLRGSHYSQWPALEDLAVDLHMSPSTLRRRLEREGCSFQEIKDEVRRSMALELLCQTRASIGEIAAHSGFQEPSAFHRAFKKWTGESPGRYRDRVQGKP, encoded by the coding sequence ATGATGCCCACGCGGGAAAAGGATTCGGTTGCCGTCTACTTCGTGCAGGTCATGATCCATGCGCTGCGCGACCAGCCTGAGCGGCAGGCCGCGGTGCTGGCCGAAGCGGGCATTGCGCCGGCGCTGCTGAATCAGCCCGAGGCCCGGGTGCCGGCCAGTGCGTTTGCGGCGTTATGGCTGATCCAGATTCGCGAGTTGAACGACGAGTTCTTCCGGCTCGACTCCCATGGCATGCCGCCGGGCAGTTTCGCCCTGATCTGCCGGGGGCTGATCCAGGAACCGAACCTGGGCAAGGCACTCACCCAGTGCCTGGCCAGTTTCTCCCTGTTCCTGCGCGATTTTCGCGGCAGCCTCAGCGTGCAGGGCAAGCGCGCGGTGCTGCGCCTGGAGGCCGGCGGCGGCGATGACGACACCCGTCGTTATGGCGAAGAAACCTTTCTGGTGCTGATGATCAGCCTGCTGTGCTGGTTGGGTGGCCGACGCGTGCCCATCGATCGCGCCGATTTCCGCCATGCCCGTCCGCCCCAGAGCGACGACCTGTTGCTGTGGGGCTACAACCTGACGTTTGGCGCCGAGCGCACCGAAATCGAATTTGCCAGCAGCTACCTGCACCTGGCCGTGGTCCAGGACCTGGCTTCGCTCAAGGTGTTCCTGCGCAGCGCGCCGCAATGGCTGGTGATCCGCTTTCGCAACCCACATGGCGTCTCGACCCAGGTGTACCAGCGCCTGCGTGGCAGTCATTACAGCCAATGGCCGGCCCTGGAGGACTTGGCGGTGGACTTGCACATGAGCCCCAGTACCTTGCGCCGACGCCTGGAGCGCGAGGGCTGTTCGTTTCAGGAGATCAAGGATGAAGTCCGGCGCAGCATGGCGCTGGAGCTGCTGTGCCAGACACGGGCCAGCATTGGTGAAATCGCCGCGCACAGTGGTTTCCAGGAGCCCAGCGCGTTTCATCGGGCCTTCAAGAAGTGGACCGGTGAAAGCCCTGGCCGTTACCGCGACCGCGTCCAGGGCAAGCCCTAA
- a CDS encoding protein-glutamate methylesterase/protein-glutamine glutaminase: MSLIKVLIIDDSAVVRQVLTATLGQDPAIEVIGAAADPVFAMEKMNKQWPDVIVLDVEMPRMDGITFLKKLMAEHPTPVVICSTLTEKGAATTMQALAAGAVSIVTKPQLNLRQFLTDSADELAGAVKAAARANMKRMVPSGERVPVRLNADAILPGSTQAMARTTENIVAIGTSTGGTQALELVLTALPRVCPGIVIVQHMPEHFTAAFAERLNRLCEIEVREARHGDRVMPGCALIAPGGRHMLLKRSGAQYQVEIVDGPPVSRHRPSVDVLFRSVARSAGGNALGIIMTGMGDDGARGLKEMHDNGARTLGQDEQSCVVYGMPKEAFKLGAVERELPLEHIAAAILQSTHQRR, from the coding sequence ATGAGCCTTATCAAAGTGCTGATCATTGACGACTCCGCCGTGGTTCGCCAGGTACTGACGGCGACCCTGGGACAAGACCCCGCTATTGAAGTGATTGGCGCAGCCGCGGACCCGGTGTTCGCCATGGAAAAAATGAACAAGCAATGGCCGGATGTCATTGTGCTGGACGTCGAGATGCCACGGATGGACGGCATTACGTTCCTCAAGAAATTGATGGCCGAACACCCCACGCCGGTGGTCATCTGCTCCACATTGACCGAGAAGGGCGCGGCCACCACCATGCAGGCACTGGCTGCCGGCGCGGTGAGTATCGTGACCAAGCCACAACTCAATTTGCGCCAGTTTCTGACCGACAGCGCCGATGAACTGGCCGGTGCCGTCAAGGCCGCAGCCCGGGCCAACATGAAGCGGATGGTGCCGTCCGGGGAGCGGGTCCCCGTCAGGTTGAATGCCGACGCCATACTGCCTGGGAGCACTCAGGCGATGGCGCGCACCACCGAAAACATCGTTGCCATCGGAACGTCCACGGGAGGGACGCAAGCGTTGGAGCTGGTGTTGACCGCCTTGCCCAGGGTCTGCCCAGGCATTGTGATCGTGCAGCACATGCCTGAACACTTCACGGCGGCGTTTGCCGAGCGACTCAACCGACTGTGCGAGATCGAGGTCAGAGAAGCCAGGCATGGCGACCGGGTCATGCCCGGCTGTGCGCTGATTGCACCCGGTGGCCGGCACATGTTGCTCAAGCGCAGTGGTGCCCAATACCAGGTAGAAATTGTCGACGGGCCTCCCGTCAGTCGGCATCGCCCTTCGGTGGATGTGCTGTTTCGCTCGGTTGCCCGCAGTGCGGGGGGCAACGCCCTGGGCATCATCATGACGGGCATGGGGGACGATGGCGCCCGAGGCTTGAAGGAAATGCACGACAACGGTGCCCGCACCCTCGGCCAGGATGAACAGTCCTGTGTGGTGTACGGCATGCCCAAGGAGGCCTTCAAGCTGGGGGCCGTGGAGCGTGAGCTGCCCCTTGAGCATATTGCGGCGGCGATTTTGCAGTCGACGCATCAGCGTCGCTGA
- a CDS encoding CheR family methyltransferase — translation MNVILSDAEFQQFRNLIHQIAGISLSDAKKQLVSARLAKRLQVFKLTNYGAYYKVLMQDSAELQVAIDMLTTNETYFFREPKHFDFLRDVALPELRGSGPLRVWSGACSTGEEPYTLAMVLADNLAGRPWEIVASDISSRVLDKARLGRYPLDGTRGIPEALLHKYCLKGVGTNHGCFMVEPALASRIDFQAINLNNPLPKLGMFDVIFLRNVMIYFDNDTKVQVVKRLVSHLKPGGYFIVSHSESLNGITDELRLVKPSIYRRPHA, via the coding sequence ATGAACGTGATTCTGTCCGACGCCGAGTTTCAGCAATTTCGCAATCTCATTCATCAGATCGCGGGCATCAGCCTGTCCGATGCGAAGAAACAGTTAGTGAGCGCTCGGCTGGCCAAGCGCCTGCAAGTGTTCAAGCTCACGAACTACGGCGCTTACTACAAGGTGCTGATGCAGGACAGTGCGGAACTGCAGGTGGCGATCGACATGCTGACCACCAACGAAACCTATTTCTTCCGCGAGCCCAAGCATTTTGATTTCCTGCGTGATGTGGCGCTGCCCGAACTGCGCGGCAGCGGGCCGTTGCGCGTATGGAGTGGCGCGTGCTCGACCGGGGAGGAGCCCTATACCCTGGCGATGGTCCTGGCGGACAACCTCGCCGGTCGGCCCTGGGAAATTGTCGCGTCGGACATCAGCAGCCGGGTATTGGACAAGGCCCGCCTAGGGCGCTACCCCCTGGACGGGACACGCGGGATTCCCGAAGCACTGCTGCATAAATATTGCCTCAAGGGTGTCGGTACCAACCACGGGTGTTTCATGGTCGAACCGGCGCTGGCGTCGCGGATCGACTTCCAGGCGATCAATTTGAATAACCCGTTGCCGAAACTGGGGATGTTTGACGTCATCTTCCTGCGCAACGTGATGATCTATTTTGACAACGACACCAAAGTGCAGGTCGTCAAGCGGCTGGTCAGCCACCTCAAGCCGGGTGGGTATTTCATTGTCAGTCACTCGGAGAGCCTCAATGGCATCACCGATGAGCTGCGGCTGGTCAAGCCTTCCATCTACCGGAGGCCACATGCCTGA
- a CDS encoding chemotaxis protein CheD: protein MPDSREVFLNPGEWFFGAGSIRLRTVLGSCVALVFWHPRHLLGGMCHYLLPQRAVAKPGVLDGRYGNEALELLLARIHASKVRPAEFRINVYGGGDMFPGLARADNHYVGQRNVEQARRLLDLHQLPCHNFHVEGVGYRTVVLDLATGNIELNYLALQRPPGRPHGERTT, encoded by the coding sequence ATGCCTGATTCCCGCGAGGTGTTCCTGAATCCCGGCGAGTGGTTTTTCGGCGCTGGCTCGATTCGGCTACGAACCGTGCTGGGGTCGTGTGTGGCCCTGGTGTTCTGGCATCCCCGGCACTTGCTGGGCGGCATGTGCCACTACCTGCTGCCGCAGCGCGCGGTGGCCAAGCCCGGTGTGCTGGACGGGCGCTACGGCAATGAGGCACTCGAATTGTTGCTCGCACGGATACACGCGAGCAAGGTCCGGCCTGCCGAGTTCAGGATCAATGTCTACGGTGGTGGGGACATGTTTCCCGGGCTTGCGCGTGCGGATAACCACTACGTCGGGCAACGCAATGTCGAGCAAGCCAGGCGACTGCTCGACCTGCACCAGTTGCCTTGCCACAACTTCCACGTGGAAGGCGTGGGGTATCGCACCGTGGTGCTCGATCTTGCCACTGGCAACATTGAACTCAACTACCTGGCCCTGCAACGACCCCCCGGCAGACCCCATGGAGAGCGTACGACATGA
- a CDS encoding response regulator transcription factor — protein MVSVTEQVVYVVDDDQGMLDSTVWLLESVGLKALPFTSGRDFLEACDSRLNACVLLDVRMPGMGGLNVQEHMRSRDLHLPVIFVSGHADVPIVVRAFKAGAHDFIEKPYNEQLLLDSVQQALSKADQHHSLGEGPARVQARLQQLTPRERDVLLPLVQGYTNREIAEQLGVSVKTIDLYRARVMKRMAASHLPELVGMAIAAGLVDPLHLR, from the coding sequence ATGGTCAGCGTGACGGAACAGGTGGTGTATGTGGTGGATGACGACCAGGGGATGCTCGACTCGACCGTCTGGTTGCTGGAGTCGGTGGGCCTCAAGGCGCTGCCGTTTACCAGTGGCCGCGACTTTCTTGAGGCCTGCGACAGCCGCCTCAATGCCTGCGTGCTGCTGGATGTGCGCATGCCCGGCATGGGCGGCCTGAATGTCCAGGAGCACATGCGCAGCCGAGACTTGCACCTGCCGGTGATTTTCGTCAGTGGCCACGCCGACGTGCCGATCGTAGTCCGTGCCTTCAAGGCCGGTGCCCATGACTTTATCGAAAAGCCCTACAACGAACAGTTGCTGCTGGACAGCGTGCAGCAAGCCCTGAGCAAAGCCGATCAACACCACAGCCTGGGCGAAGGGCCTGCGCGGGTCCAGGCGCGCCTGCAACAACTGACGCCACGGGAGCGCGATGTGTTGCTCCCGCTGGTGCAGGGCTACACCAACCGGGAAATCGCCGAGCAGTTGGGTGTCAGCGTCAAGACCATCGATCTGTATCGCGCACGGGTGATGAAACGCATGGCGGCCAGTCATTTACCGGAGCTGGTGGGCATGGCGATTGCCGCCGGCCTGGTCGACCCCCTGCACCTGCGCTGA
- a CDS encoding 3-hydroxybutyryl-CoA dehydrogenase, which yields MNLQTIGIIGAGTMGNGIAQVCAVAGINVTLLDICAGALEKALATVGKNLDRQVSKGLLSESQKHAALDKIRTSTDYTSLAPVQWVIEAATENLELKRRVLQQIAAHVDERCVIASNTSSLSITELAASVNAPERFIGLHFFNPVPVMGLIEVIRGLQTSDATHAQAIELAQYLGKTAITAGNRPGFVVNRILVPMINEAILVLQEGLASAEDIDAGMCLGCNQPIGPLALADLIGLDTLLAILEAFYDGFQDSKYRSAPLLREMVAAGYLGRKTGRGFHSYG from the coding sequence ATGAATTTGCAGACTATCGGCATAATCGGCGCGGGCACCATGGGTAACGGCATCGCCCAGGTCTGCGCAGTGGCCGGCATTAACGTGACCTTGCTGGACATCTGCGCCGGTGCCCTGGAAAAAGCCCTGGCCACGGTGGGCAAGAACCTTGATCGCCAGGTCAGCAAGGGGCTGCTCAGCGAGTCGCAGAAGCACGCCGCCCTGGACAAGATCCGCACCAGCACCGACTACACCAGCCTGGCGCCTGTGCAATGGGTGATCGAGGCCGCCACGGAAAACCTCGAGCTGAAACGACGCGTGTTGCAACAGATCGCCGCGCACGTCGATGAGCGGTGCGTGATTGCCTCCAATACCTCGTCGCTGTCCATCACCGAACTGGCAGCGAGCGTCAACGCCCCCGAGCGCTTTATCGGCCTGCATTTTTTCAACCCGGTGCCGGTGATGGGCCTGATCGAAGTGATCCGGGGCCTGCAGACCAGTGACGCGACCCACGCCCAGGCCATCGAGCTGGCCCAGTACCTGGGCAAAACCGCGATCACCGCCGGCAATCGCCCAGGCTTTGTGGTCAACCGCATCCTGGTGCCGATGATCAACGAAGCGATCCTGGTGCTCCAGGAGGGCCTGGCCAGCGCCGAAGACATCGACGCCGGCATGTGCCTGGGCTGCAACCAGCCGATCGGCCCGCTGGCACTGGCCGACCTGATCGGCCTGGATACCCTGCTGGCGATCCTGGAGGCCTTCTACGACGGCTTCCAGGACAGCAAATACCGCAGCGCCCCGCTGCTGCGGGAGATGGTCGCCGCCGGTTACCTGGGGCGCAAGACCGGGCGCGGCTTCCATAGCTATGGCTGA